One window of Solwaraspora sp. WMMA2056 genomic DNA carries:
- a CDS encoding helix-turn-helix transcriptional regulator — protein MARAPRTRKAPANPAMSPTVQAMELGIRLRERREELGMTAVGVGRSSGITQAYVSGVEIGKVKLPADRLAQLVKIYEIDDQEATELEALRVGAMARAWWHTYKQLFPAEFLRFLGYEAGADHVRTYQNEIVHGLLQTEAYARAILRGGNTYVRLTETEQRVEVRMARQRRLTEDPPLRVTAIFGESTIRQQVGGPEVMRAQLDHLADLMTRHPEQIRVHIVPFSAGAYPALGGPFQILSFPSARVPDLVWQEVLTSSDIIDQSSRVADYTITFGETLERALNSEESLALIRQVAQEME, from the coding sequence ATGGCACGTGCACCGAGGACCCGCAAGGCACCCGCCAACCCCGCCATGTCGCCCACCGTGCAGGCCATGGAGCTCGGCATCCGGCTACGCGAGCGCCGCGAGGAGCTGGGCATGACCGCCGTCGGCGTCGGCCGCAGCAGCGGCATCACCCAGGCGTACGTCTCCGGAGTGGAGATCGGCAAGGTCAAACTCCCGGCTGACCGGCTCGCCCAGCTCGTCAAGATCTACGAGATCGACGACCAGGAGGCGACCGAGCTGGAAGCGCTGCGGGTCGGCGCGATGGCCCGCGCCTGGTGGCACACGTACAAGCAGCTCTTCCCGGCCGAGTTCCTGCGCTTCCTCGGCTACGAGGCCGGTGCCGACCACGTCCGCACCTACCAGAACGAGATCGTCCACGGCCTGTTGCAGACCGAGGCGTACGCCCGCGCGATCCTGCGCGGTGGCAACACCTACGTCCGGCTCACCGAGACCGAGCAGCGTGTCGAGGTGCGGATGGCCCGGCAACGCCGGCTCACTGAGGACCCACCGCTGCGCGTCACCGCGATCTTCGGCGAGAGCACCATCCGCCAGCAGGTCGGCGGCCCCGAAGTGATGCGTGCCCAGCTCGACCACCTGGCCGACCTGATGACCCGGCACCCGGAGCAGATCCGGGTGCACATCGTCCCGTTCTCGGCCGGTGCCTACCCGGCGCTCGGCGGGCCGTTCCAGATCCTGTCGTTCCCGTCGGCCCGGGTGCCGGACCTGGTCTGGCAGGAGGTGCTGACCTCCAGCGACATCATCGACCAGTCGAGCCGGGTCGCCGACTACACAATCACCTTCGGTGAGACGCTGGAACGGGCGCTAAACTCCGAGGAGTCCCTCGCCCTGATCCGCCAGGTCGCCCAGGAGATGGAATGA
- a CDS encoding IS701 family transposase, which yields MAAAAMVEAGRVEENLATLMGDLGACFARVEPLRQAGKYVRGLIADLPRKNCWTLAEHAGDTTPDRMQRLLERAVWDTDKAMGVVRDFAVARLADPDGDNTLIFDESGVEKTGTGTCGVTRQYVGCAGKVTNAVNLVNATYATRAGHALVGSRLWIPAAHLDDDARRAATGVPADTEFATKPRLATDLLTETLDAGVPVRWCTADAVYGRDRRLRDTCETRGIGYSLGVPCSFRITLPGWKTKIRADTAATTLTTDTAWQTMSCGAGSKGDRWYAWAWIATASPRHYLLVRRSLADPDDLAYFYCWIPERLPATLTALVRVTGRRWTIEEDHGFGKDHFGFDQFQNRLHTPIMRHIVLVMAALAVCAVTAADAAAGTTPPPRPTHPSEPPPADLGLARLTVVEIKRLYNLATRAWHSLEHHLRWSWWRRRHQARARWYHYRSRLT from the coding sequence GTGGCCGCAGCGGCCATGGTAGAGGCCGGTCGGGTCGAGGAGAACCTCGCCACGCTGATGGGAGACCTCGGCGCGTGTTTCGCCCGGGTCGAACCACTACGGCAGGCCGGCAAGTACGTCCGTGGCCTGATCGCCGACCTGCCACGCAAGAACTGCTGGACCCTCGCCGAACACGCCGGGGACACCACCCCCGACCGGATGCAACGACTCCTCGAACGCGCGGTCTGGGACACCGACAAGGCGATGGGCGTGGTCCGTGACTTCGCCGTGGCACGCCTGGCCGACCCGGACGGCGACAACACGCTGATCTTCGACGAGAGCGGCGTGGAGAAGACCGGCACCGGCACGTGCGGCGTGACCCGCCAGTACGTGGGCTGCGCGGGAAAGGTCACCAACGCCGTCAACCTGGTCAACGCCACCTACGCCACCCGCGCCGGCCACGCCCTGGTCGGCTCCCGCCTGTGGATCCCCGCCGCCCACCTCGACGACGACGCCCGCCGCGCCGCCACCGGCGTCCCCGCCGACACCGAGTTCGCGACCAAACCCCGACTCGCCACCGACCTGCTCACCGAGACACTCGACGCCGGCGTACCCGTGCGGTGGTGCACCGCCGACGCCGTCTACGGCCGGGACCGGCGACTACGCGACACCTGCGAGACCCGGGGAATCGGCTACAGCCTCGGCGTGCCGTGCTCGTTCCGGATCACCCTGCCCGGCTGGAAGACGAAGATCCGCGCCGACACCGCTGCCACCACCCTGACCACCGACACCGCCTGGCAGACCATGTCCTGCGGGGCGGGTTCCAAAGGCGACCGCTGGTACGCGTGGGCGTGGATCGCCACCGCCAGCCCCCGCCACTACCTGCTCGTACGCCGGAGCCTGGCTGACCCCGACGACCTGGCCTACTTCTACTGCTGGATACCGGAGCGCCTTCCGGCGACCCTGACCGCGTTGGTGAGGGTGACCGGCCGGCGGTGGACGATCGAGGAGGACCACGGCTTCGGCAAGGACCACTTCGGGTTCGACCAGTTCCAGAACCGCCTCCACACCCCGATCATGCGGCACATAGTGCTGGTCATGGCCGCGCTCGCCGTCTGCGCGGTCACCGCCGCCGACGCCGCGGCCGGGACCACGCCACCACCCCGACCCACCCACCCCAGCGAACCACCACCGGCCGACCTCGGACTCGCCCGGCTGACCGTGGTCGAGATCAAACGGCTGTACAACCTCGCGACCAGAGCCTGGCACAGCCTCGAACACCATCTCCGCTGGTCCTGGTGGCGCCGCCGCCATCAAGCCCGCGCCCGCTGGTACCACTACCGATCCAGACTCACATGA
- a CDS encoding ATP-binding cassette domain-containing protein translates to MPYYGKSTIIDNLSVTLQPGITALLGPNGAGKTTLLRTLATVMPPRNGRIHIDDVEIDDERSARKIRDRIGYLPQDFGFDPLMKVVDFVTYAAWMRGVPAGQWRQAVDETLKMVDLADRRRSRMRSLSGGMRQRAGIAWAIVGRPRVVLLDEPTVGLDPRQRLQFRKIIAELRDTVVVLSTHLIDDVAAVCDRVIVMHGGSAQFDGSVAELSALGHDGLPGHSPLERAYMHLLPEGERSL, encoded by the coding sequence CTGCCCTACTATGGGAAGTCGACCATCATCGACAACCTCAGCGTCACACTGCAGCCCGGGATCACCGCGCTGTTGGGCCCCAACGGCGCGGGGAAGACAACCTTGCTGCGGACGCTGGCAACCGTCATGCCACCACGCAACGGCCGAATCCACATCGACGACGTCGAGATCGACGACGAGCGGTCGGCCCGCAAGATCAGGGACCGCATCGGCTATCTACCGCAGGACTTCGGGTTCGACCCGCTGATGAAGGTCGTCGACTTTGTGACCTACGCGGCCTGGATGCGTGGGGTGCCGGCGGGCCAGTGGCGGCAAGCGGTCGACGAGACGTTGAAGATGGTCGACCTGGCTGACCGACGCCGCTCGAGGATGCGCAGTCTCTCCGGCGGCATGCGCCAGCGCGCCGGCATCGCCTGGGCGATCGTCGGACGTCCGCGGGTGGTGCTGCTCGACGAGCCCACCGTCGGCCTGGACCCACGCCAACGACTCCAGTTCCGCAAGATCATCGCAGAGTTACGGGACACGGTGGTGGTGCTCAGCACCCACCTCATCGACGATGTCGCGGCGGTCTGCGACCGGGTGATCGTGATGCACGGTGGATCGGCACAGTTCGACGGTTCGGTGGCCGAGTTGTCGGCGCTGGGCCACGACGGGCTCCCGGGGCACTCCCCGCTGGAGCGGGCCTACATGCATCTACTGCCCGAAGGAGAGCGAAGCCTGTGA
- a CDS encoding DUF397 domain-containing protein yields MTEHAPADGWFKSSRSSDNAACVEVRLGADTIGVRDSKDVSGPALAFDPAAWTGFLTTLKTAAPGS; encoded by the coding sequence ATGACCGAGCACGCCCCGGCAGACGGCTGGTTCAAGTCCTCCCGCAGCTCCGACAACGCCGCCTGCGTCGAGGTCCGCCTCGGTGCCGACACCATCGGCGTACGCGACTCCAAGGACGTCAGCGGCCCGGCGCTCGCCTTCGACCCGGCCGCCTGGACCGGCTTCCTCACCACCCTCAAGACCGCCGCGCCGGGCTCGTAG